A single genomic interval of Desulfovibrio sp. harbors:
- a CDS encoding BrnA antitoxin family protein — protein MGNKKKTHSELETIRKKSPEQLRQAALEDPDAQPVPREMFARAVPWGSIKPNIIKKKDVHMFLDEDVIAFFKEETGGKRGYQTMINNVLRQYMEHRKQT, from the coding sequence ATGGGAAATAAGAAAAAGACTCACAGCGAGTTAGAGACAATTCGAAAGAAATCCCCTGAGCAGTTGCGCCAGGCCGCTCTTGAAGACCCCGACGCCCAGCCTGTTCCCCGGGAGATGTTCGCCAGGGCTGTTCCCTGGGGAAGCATTAAACCAAACATCATCAAAAAAAAGGATGTTCATATGTTTCTTGATGAAGATGTAATCGCTTTTTTCAAGGAAGAAACAGGCGGGAAACGTGGTTACCAGACGATGATCAACAACGTGCTGCGCCAGTACATGGAACACCGTAAGCAGACTTAG
- a CDS encoding BrnT family toxin, which translates to MSDEYEFDWDPKKRAFNLRKHGLDFEDAKPLFTDTLLVVTDDRNDYDEVRYVGFGELEDIIVIVVFTLREPNIIRIISFRPADEDERQYYYGK; encoded by the coding sequence ATGAGTGACGAGTACGAGTTCGATTGGGACCCCAAGAAACGAGCCTTCAACCTTCGCAAGCATGGGTTGGACTTCGAAGATGCGAAGCCGCTTTTTACCGACACGTTGCTGGTGGTCACCGATGACCGCAATGACTACGATGAGGTTCGTTACGTCGGATTCGGAGAACTCGAAGACATCATTGTGATAGTGGTATTCACATTACGGGAACCAAACATCATTCGAATTATTTCGTTCCGTCCAGCGGATGAGGATGAGAGGCAATACTATTATGGGAAATAA
- a CDS encoding XRE family transcriptional regulator → MAGRNSFAKLRAAMSAEAQERVKQKSNLLREEMDLAELRKARRLSQEELAQVLSIGQASVAKIEKRTDMYVSTLRRFVEAMGGSLDIVARFPDHSISIKKFEDLNHG, encoded by the coding sequence ATGGCAGGTAGAAACTCTTTCGCAAAGCTGCGCGCGGCCATGTCTGCCGAAGCGCAGGAGCGGGTAAAACAAAAGTCGAATCTGCTGCGTGAAGAAATGGACCTGGCCGAACTGCGCAAGGCAAGGCGTCTTTCACAAGAGGAACTTGCCCAGGTGTTGAGCATCGGCCAGGCGTCCGTGGCGAAAATTGAAAAACGCACGGACATGTACGTGAGCACCTTGCGGCGCTTTGTGGAAGCCATGGGCGGGAGCCTGGATATTGTGGCCAGGTTCCCGGATCACAGCATCTCCATTAAAAAATTCGAGGACTTGAATCACGGATGA
- a CDS encoding type II toxin-antitoxin system RelE/ParE family toxin, with product MAWEVEYTDEFGEWWATLGSEQEDIAATVGELERRGPNLPFPFSSGVESSRHSHMRELRIQSGGHPIRVFYAFDPSRTAILLIGGDKTGDDRFYERMVPVADRLYDEHLEELMKDKHHGR from the coding sequence ATGGCATGGGAAGTTGAGTACACGGACGAATTCGGCGAGTGGTGGGCGACTCTTGGGTCAGAACAAGAAGACATCGCCGCAACCGTTGGCGAACTCGAACGCAGGGGGCCGAATCTTCCGTTTCCGTTTTCAAGCGGTGTTGAATCGTCGAGGCATTCGCATATGCGCGAATTGCGGATACAAAGCGGAGGCCATCCGATTCGAGTATTCTATGCATTCGACCCCTCACGCACAGCGATTCTCCTTATTGGCGGCGACAAGACAGGCGACGACAGGTTTTATGAAAGAATGGTTCCCGTTGCGGACAGGCTTTACGACGAACATCTTGAAGAATTAATGAAGGATAAACACCATGGCAGGTAG
- a CDS encoding GIY-YIG nuclease family protein, with protein sequence MNWTVYLLTCADSTLYCGITRDVARRLDEHNGLIPGGARYTRSRRPVELVGSKLVADRSEALKLERTIKRMKRAQKLAFFQNATPEPASENS encoded by the coding sequence ATGAACTGGACCGTCTACCTCCTAACCTGCGCTGACAGCACCCTCTATTGCGGCATTACCCGCGACGTTGCCCGCAGGCTGGACGAGCACAACGGCCTCATCCCCGGCGGGGCCAGGTACACCCGGTCCCGCAGGCCGGTTGAGTTGGTGGGGAGCAAGCTGGTGGCGGACAGGTCCGAGGCCTTGAAGCTTGAACGTACAATCAAACGCATGAAGCGGGCGCAGAAGCTGGCCTTCTTTCAGAATGCCACCCCCGAGCCCGCTTCGGAAAACAGTTAG
- a CDS encoding phospholipase D family protein yields the protein MHRFAFALSLLLALAAPGLAVAESMTLNNTPVEVFFSPKGGAQDAVVREIGKAKTSILVQAFNFNNRAIAQALVEAKKRGVAVAAILDKSNRTDKASVAPMLSSAGIPVMIDAMHAMAHNKVMVIDAETVITGSFNFTRGAEENNAENLLVIRSKEMAKLYSGEWAAHKQHAEVY from the coding sequence ATGCACCGATTCGCCTTCGCCTTGAGCCTTCTTCTGGCCCTGGCCGCGCCCGGCCTGGCCGTGGCCGAGTCCATGACGCTTAACAACACGCCCGTGGAGGTCTTCTTCAGCCCCAAGGGCGGCGCCCAGGACGCCGTGGTGCGCGAGATCGGCAAGGCCAAGACCTCGATTCTGGTGCAGGCCTTCAACTTCAACAACAGGGCCATCGCCCAGGCCCTGGTGGAGGCCAAGAAGCGCGGCGTGGCCGTGGCCGCCATACTCGACAAGAGCAACCGCACCGACAAGGCCAGCGTGGCTCCCATGCTCAGCAGCGCGGGCATCCCGGTCATGATAGACGCCATGCACGCCATGGCCCACAACAAGGTCATGGTGATCGACGCGGAAACCGTCATCACCGGCAGCTTCAACTTCACCAGGGGCGCTGAGGAGAACAACGCGGAGAATCTATTGGTCATCCGGTCCAAGGAGATGGCCAAGCTCTACAGCGGCGAATGGGCCGCGCACAAGCAGCACGCCGAAGTGTACTAG
- a CDS encoding BrnA antitoxin family protein: MKKKDRKRVSKDGLELAAPPEASGPSGEANESKPRMRARRGEAGNISGSSAGGKPGGEFPGIEDLAGQIRPRPKRVMISIRLDAEVLNWYRSIGKGYQSYIGELLAAWKRQQEAQAHTLAGDAPLPGRHTRKRTTKTPDKPPAGKAGS, translated from the coding sequence ATGAAGAAGAAAGACCGCAAGAGGGTCTCCAAGGACGGCCTGGAGCTTGCGGCACCGCCGGAGGCGTCCGGCCCGTCCGGCGAGGCAAACGAAAGCAAACCCCGGATGCGCGCGCGGCGGGGCGAGGCCGGGAACATTTCGGGGAGCTCTGCGGGCGGCAAGCCGGGGGGCGAGTTTCCGGGAATCGAAGACCTGGCCGGGCAGATACGGCCCAGGCCAAAGCGGGTGATGATCTCCATCCGCCTCGATGCCGAGGTGCTCAACTGGTACCGGAGCATCGGCAAGGGCTACCAGAGCTACATCGGCGAATTGCTCGCGGCCTGGAAGAGGCAGCAGGAGGCCCAAGCGCACACGCTGGCTGGGGATGCCCCCCTGCCAGGACGCCACACACGGAAAAGGACGACCAAGACTCCGGACAAACCGCCGGCCGGGAAGGCCGGCAGCTAA
- a CDS encoding carboxymuconolactone decarboxylase family protein: MQRYSITEYQDATPATREVYDDFMRSTGDTQVPLWLKTLGHSPALAKAYWERAKGTLLSGSLPLPLKEMIVFAVSAKNGARYCSACHAHCVLSLDTSLTFDDLQNMIASGTSDKFPAYYRSVVRFALKAAADANALTDADFEELAGEGFTQGEICEIIAVIDMTTMFNVYTSSLKIDLDPDYRAIL; encoded by the coding sequence ATGCAGCGCTACAGCATAACCGAGTACCAGGACGCCACCCCCGCCACCCGTGAAGTCTACGACGACTTCATGCGTTCAACCGGCGACACCCAGGTTCCCCTGTGGCTGAAAACCCTGGGCCACAGCCCGGCCCTGGCCAAAGCCTACTGGGAACGCGCCAAGGGCACGCTCCTTAGCGGCTCACTGCCGCTGCCCCTAAAAGAGATGATCGTGTTCGCGGTGTCGGCCAAAAACGGCGCCCGCTATTGCTCCGCCTGCCACGCCCACTGCGTGTTGAGCCTGGACACCTCCCTCACCTTTGACGACCTGCAAAACATGATAGCCTCGGGCACCAGTGACAAATTCCCGGCCTACTACCGCAGCGTGGTGCGCTTCGCCCTGAAGGCAGCCGCGGACGCAAACGCCCTCACCGACGCCGACTTCGAGGAACTGGCCGGGGAGGGGTTCACCCAGGGGGAGATCTGCGAGATAATAGCCGTCATCGACATGACCACCATGTTCAACGTGTACACCAGCTCGCTTAAGATCGACCTCGATCCCGATTATCGCGCCATTCTTTAG
- a CDS encoding HAMP domain-containing histidine kinase has translation MSDRTTHQLVRYEALFKLLSDIQSVDDVLVIGRRVATQWKYFADVPSWRLVIRTGEDFLVMDGLPGEASIATVRELEAWDRHHLDSKLPRIMDVASRTDELSPPAHLAGESIRAVYVLPVVRAGSVLGLVSAAVRHFPVSDLDAKFIHLFGNYLAERVSDITRRKQAEQFRRHVERIIRHDIKSPLSGLHALASCALDDPVDEGLREMIPFILNSVQRVVRLVDASDAFLKMESGAYQPDAKWFDLGQTCANIELGLRTLARSMGVRLVLPDGDLRAYGEEFLVEDMLMNLVRNAVEASPEEGVVTLSCRKEKDSLRIDIHNHGAVPEDVRAVFFEKYATFGKPWGTGLGTYSAQLIARAHGGSIGFVTSKEEGTTVNVVLPHPATQPEARAGHWAT, from the coding sequence ATGAGCGACAGGACCACCCACCAGCTGGTGCGCTACGAGGCGCTCTTCAAACTGCTCTCGGACATTCAGTCCGTGGACGACGTCCTGGTCATCGGGCGGCGAGTGGCCACCCAGTGGAAATATTTCGCCGACGTTCCCAGCTGGCGCCTGGTGATCCGCACGGGCGAAGATTTTCTGGTGATGGACGGCCTGCCCGGCGAGGCGAGCATCGCCACTGTCAGGGAGCTCGAGGCCTGGGACAGGCACCACCTGGACAGCAAGCTGCCCCGCATAATGGATGTGGCAAGCCGGACAGACGAGCTTTCACCTCCGGCCCATCTGGCCGGAGAGTCCATCAGAGCCGTCTACGTGCTGCCCGTGGTGCGCGCGGGCAGCGTCCTTGGCCTTGTGAGCGCGGCCGTCCGCCACTTTCCCGTAAGCGACCTGGACGCGAAGTTCATCCACCTTTTCGGAAACTATCTGGCCGAGCGCGTGTCGGACATCACCAGGCGCAAACAGGCCGAGCAGTTCAGGCGGCACGTGGAGCGAATCATCCGCCACGACATCAAGTCCCCGCTGTCCGGGCTGCACGCTCTGGCTTCCTGCGCCCTGGACGACCCCGTGGACGAGGGGCTGCGCGAAATGATTCCCTTCATATTAAACTCGGTCCAGCGGGTGGTCCGGCTGGTTGATGCCTCCGACGCCTTTCTCAAGATGGAGAGCGGCGCGTACCAGCCGGATGCCAAGTGGTTCGACCTGGGGCAGACCTGCGCCAACATCGAGCTGGGCCTGAGAACGCTGGCCAGGTCGATGGGGGTGCGCCTTGTCCTGCCGGACGGCGATCTGCGGGCCTACGGCGAGGAGTTCCTCGTAGAGGACATGCTCATGAACCTGGTGAGAAACGCCGTGGAGGCCTCGCCGGAGGAGGGCGTGGTCACGCTGTCTTGCCGGAAGGAGAAGGACAGCCTGCGCATCGACATCCACAACCATGGGGCGGTGCCCGAGGACGTGCGCGCGGTGTTCTTCGAAAAATACGCCACCTTCGGAAAACCCTGGGGAACCGGGCTTGGAACCTACTCCGCCCAGCTCATCGCCAGGGCCCACGGCGGCAGCATCGGGTTTGTCACCTCCAAGGAAGAGGGTACCACGGTGAACGTGGTGCTGCCCCATCCTGCCACGCAGCCGGAAGCAAGGGCGGGGCACTGGGCCACGTAG